From a single Apium graveolens cultivar Ventura chromosome 2, ASM990537v1, whole genome shotgun sequence genomic region:
- the LOC141692138 gene encoding uncharacterized protein LOC141692138 — MIEKTLSTFHPNTMILTQQYRERNFQKYGELISLLLVAEKNNELLLKNHQIRPTGSAQLPEVHNMSFLKNERGKGHRGEQGYGRNRGRGNFCGRFRNQYNSGHLKWKCDGYNSGHQKWQRKVPNKRKAPQEGENRGICHRCGSEGHWQRTCRTSKHLVDLYESSKRNNGKRVETNFANYNLVNEPINKVSNEIDTGANLYYGLDD, encoded by the coding sequence ATGATTGAAAAGACCCTCTCAACCTTTCACCCCAACACTATGATCCTGACTCAACAATATAGGGAGCGGAACTTTCAGAAATATGGTGAGCTGATATCTCTCCTTCTTGTGGCTGAAAAAAATAATGAGTTGCTACTGAAAAATCATCAGATACGTCCCACGGGCTCTGCCCAGTTACCTGAAGTACATAACATGTCATTCCTGAAGAATGAACGTGGAAAAGGGCATAGAGGAGAACAGGGTTATGGACGAAACCGTGGACGTGGAAATTTTTGTGGTCGGTTTCGCAATCAATATAATTCTGGCCACCTGAAGTGGAAATGTGATGGTTACAACTCTGGCCACCAGAAATGGCAACGTAAAGTGCCAAATAAAAGAAAGGCACCCCAAGAAGGAGAGAACCGAGGCATTTGTCATAGGTGCGGATCTGAGGGGCACTGGCAACGTACTTGTCGCACATCCAAACATCTTGTTGACCTCTACGAGTCATCCAAAAGGAATAATGGAAAGAGAGTAGAAACCAACTTCGCCAATTATAATCTAGTTAATGAACCAATCAATAAGGTCTCAAATGAAATAGACACTGGTGCTAATCTTTATTATGGTTTAGATGACTAA